Proteins encoded within one genomic window of Procambarus clarkii isolate CNS0578487 chromosome 31, FALCON_Pclarkii_2.0, whole genome shotgun sequence:
- the noi gene encoding splicing factor 3A subunit 3: MDTILEQQRRYHEERERLMAAMVKECLHKKGSNREVINSDHRHRILLDRYVEASQHLADLYEDKDGLRKEEVAALSGPNELAEFYNRLKQIKEFHKKHPNEISVPMSVEFEEINKQREANDENLVMVDFTDEEGYGKYLDLHECYNKYLNIKGLEKIEYIAYLTTFDRLFEIPKEKKTTQYREYLHVLLDYLYSYVERVKPLLDLGEELDNVNKDFNEQWEGGRFPGWPKETGGALAAMGAHLDLSAFSSSEELMSLGLDRLKSALMALGLKCGGTLEERAQRLFSTKGMSVEELDPSLFAKSKPGKVTKGRETEKIRDLAMLEAQVYRFTETLSEQRLATKENVQRKQARRDGEEEEEEEASASESEDEADDEVPYNPKNLPLGWDGKPIPYWLYKLHGLNISYNCEICGNFTYKGPKAFQRHFAEWRHAHGMRCLGIPNTAHFANVTQIEDALKLWEKLKVQKTSERWQSEQEEEYEDSQGNVVNRKTFDDLKRQGLL; encoded by the exons ATGGACACCATACTCGAGCAACAAAGGCGGTACCATGAAGAAAGGGAGCGGCTTATGGCTGCTATGGTGAAGGAATGTCTACACAAGAAGGGCTCT AATCGTGAAGTAATAAACTCTGACCACCGCCACCGCATCTTGCTTGACCGATATGTGGAGGCTTCACAACACCTAGCAGATCTTTATGAAGATAAGGATGGTCTGCGCAAGGAGGAAGTTGCAGCATTATCTGGACCTAATGAACTGGCCGAATTTTACAACCGTCTGAAACAAATTAAAGAATTTCACAAAAAGCATCCCAATGAG ATAAGTGTGCCCATGAGTGTGGAATTTGAGGAAATCAATAAGCAAAGGGAAGCCAATGATGAAAATTTGGTAATGGTGGACTTCACTGATGAAGAAGGCTACGGCAAATATCTTGACCTTCATGAGTGCTACAACAAATACCTCAATATCAAAG GGCTTGAAAAGATCGAGTACATCGCATACCTGACAACATTTGACAGGTTGTTTGAGATTCCAAAAGAAAAGAAGACCACACAGTATCGAGAATATCTCCATGTTCTTCTTGACTACTTGTATTCTTATGTAGAGAGGGTAAAGCCTTTATTGGATCTTGGCGAGGAACTGGACAATGTCAACAAGGATTTCAATGAACAGTGGGAGGGTGGAAG ATTTCCTGGCTGGCCAAAGGAAACAGGTGGTGCCCTTGCAGCAATGGGAGCTCATCTTGATCTGTCTGCTTTTTCATCGTCGGAAGAACTTATGTCATTAGGTCTGGATCGTTTGAAGTCAGCACTAATGGCTCTTGGTTTAAAATGTGGAGGAACTTTAGAGGAAAGAGCACAAAGGCTCTTCAGCACAAAGGGAATGTCTGTAGAAGAACTGGACCCATCCCTGTTTGCAAAGTCTAAGCCTGGTAAGGTAACAAAGGGGCGTGAAACAGAAAAAATTAGAGATCTTGCAATGTTAGAAGCACAAGTTTACCGCTTTACAGAAACCTTAAGCGAGCAGCGTTTGGCTACCAAAGAAAATGTTCAGCGCAAACAAGCCAGAAGAGatggggaagaggaggaagaggaggaggcttCAGCATCGGAATCTGAGGATGAAGCCGACGATGAAGTGCCATATAATCCCAAGAACCTTCCTCTGGGCTGGGATGGTAAACCCATTCCATATTGGCTGTACAAACTCCATGGTCTCAACATTAGCTACAACTGTGAAATCTGTGGAAACTTCACATATAAAGGTCCAAAAGCATTTCAAAGACACTTTGCAGAGTGGCGACATGCTCATGGCATGAGATGTTTGGGCATTCCGAACACTGCTCACTTTGCAAATGTTACACAAATTGAAGACGCTTTGAAACTGTGGGAAAAACTCAAGGTTCAGAAAACATCAGAAAGATGGCAATCAGAACAGGAGGAAGAATATGAAGATTCTCAAGGAAACGTTGTTAATCGGAAAACCTTTGATGATCTTAAACGGCAAGGGCTCCTTTAG
- the tn gene encoding RING finger protein nhl-1 — MAQQLEQLLTCCICLDRFRNPKLLPCQHSVCMEPCMEGLVDYVRRQVKCPECRAEHRIPYNGVQGFPSNVTLQRFLEAHIEITGETPDPHTGQFMERCNVCNEKNYLNVCAHCEKKICEDCKAAHTDILKREIGRINNQVKRAAHRLNDQLSTVERNITSLKQNTHSVSDEIEIISKRLQKSVRDRCDFLKAEVENYYNNELRNLTTLKESLDQEVSNIGANIELAEKHMDDNTPWDDAELMDTKDIFLKTMDFIRSFDYESGDYSRRARFNPPDDINKLATSLSTLGELTFNSPNKLSDGYNSGPSMGSGLMKSKSDHRLAAQFRDQEDGYGHTSGRTSPLMRRRFGDRNIERHDEDTAADSGRRRFRSRFMRKEEDEERSVRFAEEDGAKRQRVLDTEDVSRGPLSGIVRLYDSPRVMKRFQERDQLKNKKKEEPPKPVQPTLPKPPVTPVQRKTSRQTSNDDEIDKIKKQNKATETTSGATATTPTVSTSTPSTPTTPKPAGERISSIRDDERQSRSDRTSTSPRSSTNHSPASSVTREDDSSRRREYSGSKTDANTTGANGTTSRPTPTRKTSVDTGVTSVAQRSYPFSRSSSNSSVGDKDKNTSGTRSPRPIDTVGIERRLSRSNSTESNKSGDGSSSPKKATGAAFSTEELKNRFVKAEPKPSTSKVESSRSSAPNSSRFQSRFLGRAGTPSAEASKESGNEDEDEETSDDSESEESEESSEEEEEEEEKEEPTSEVSRPDIGPLLGRSAQARDVTANTSSRSTWGERSSYPPASSSGNDSGYASRYGSSGENGNGNSTTTTTPSRYGTSASNTSTTDSGATTHRRPSYLDTAKPPVKEKDDDFESKYPYSSKYLNRSRAAVPEEETKPTFQSRFLNRSKSSAVLGPDENDESTPATTHGTGRARFEELKERRQRLARSKSSAGLEDEEGTTADTNSAANYRPRYNRLEPETSTPTRSTTTGVASSVGSSSASGTGGEEGGSSSTQLSNWARYLKNKYGNRSGAAGTDSTGRSTSTGLSSSTSSSAGSGMGSSASGASSLLSSSRPGTGSTVGGRAISRSRSSHLLGLAKEGESSEDDSKNVHATPTFPQAGTLVPTPFGSLHRSQYLQKQRLLIKIGSRGSETGNFTWPRGIAVGPDNSIVVADSSNHRVQVFDQQGKFIKEFGSYGSAEGEFDCLAGVAVNRIGQYIIADRYNHRIQVFDPSGMFLRSFGSQGGGDGRFSYPWGVTTDALGFIYVCDKENHRVQVFQSDGSFVGKFGSMGNKPGQLEHPHYIAVSSTNRVIVSDSNNHRIQIFDINGKVTTTFGSEGSDEGQFKFPRGVAVDDQGYIFVADSGNNRIQIFHPDGSFLRAFGCWGSGEGEFKGLEGVAVMSNGNILVCDRENHRVQVF, encoded by the exons GTCAAGCGTGCGGCCCACCGTCTCAACGACCAGCTGTCCACTGTGGAGCGAAACATCACCTCGCtcaagcagaacactcacagcgtCTCCGATGAAATTGAAATAATCTCCAAACGTCTGCAGAAATCTGTTAGAGATCGCTGTGATTTTCTTAAGGCAGAG GTGGAGAACTACTATAACAATGAGCTCCGGAACCTGACGACTCTTAAAGAGTCTCTCGACCAAGAGGTCTCCAATATTGGGGCCAACATCGAACTGGCGGAAAAACACATGGACGACAACACTCCATGGGACGACGCCGAGCTCATGGACACCAAGGACATCTTCCTTAAGACCATGGATTTCATTCGAAGTTTTGACTACGAATCAGGCGATTATAGCAGAAGAGCCAGATTTAATCCTCCTGACGATATCAATAAG CTGGCGACGAGTCTGAGCACGCTCGGGGAGCTGACCTTCAACTCGCCCAACAAACTGAGTGACGGCTACAACTCCGGCCCCTCCATGGGCTCCGGGCTGATGAAGAGCAAGAGCGACCACCGGCTGGCGGCTCAGTTTAGGGACCAGGAAGACGGCTACGGTCACACCTCAGGCAGGACCTCGCCACTCATGCGCAGACGCTTTGGGGACAGGAATATTGAGAG GCACGACGAGGATACCGCGGCTGACTCTGGGCGGCGGCGGTTCCGGTCAAGATTCATGCGCAAAGAAGAAGATGAGGAACGTTCGGTTCGCTTCGCCGAAGAGGACGGAGCAAAACGTCAACGGGTGCTCGACACAGAAGATGTCTCGCGCGGCCCGCTGTCCGGGATCGTCAGACTCTACGACTCGCCCCGCGTCATGAAACGATTCCAGGAGCGTGATCAGCTTAAGAATAAAAAGAAGGAAGAGCCACCCAAGCCTGTACAACCCACGTTACCCAAGCCTCCCGTCACCCCCGTTCAGCGTAAGACATCACGACAAACTAGCAATGATGATGAGATAGATAAaattaagaaacaaaataaagctACAGAAACAACATCTGGAGCAACTGCCACAACCCCCACTGTGAGCACCTCCACTCCTTCCACGCCAACCACTCCAAAGCCGGCAGGTGAACGAATCTCTTCCATTCGAGATGATGAGCGGCAGAGCCGCAGTGACCGCACCTCCACCTCGCCCCGAtcctctacaaatcattctcctgCGTCTTCCGTCACTCGTGAAGACGACTCCAGTCGTCGGCGCGAGTACAGTGGCTCCAAAACAGATGCCAATACTACAGGAGCCAATGGTACAACAAGCCGCCCTACACCCACCCGCAAAACAAGTGTTGATACTGGAGTGACCAGTGTAGCACAGCGCTCATATCCTTTCAGCCGTTCTTCATCCAATTCATCTGTAGGGGATAAGGATAAGAACACAAGTGGTACTCGCAGCCCTCGGCCCATCGACACCGTAGGCATCGAGCGCCGCTTGTCTCGTTCCAACAGCACTGAAAGCAACAAATCTGGTGATGGATCATCATCTCCAAAGAAGGCAACTGGTGCAGCCTTCTCTACCGAGGAACTCAAGAACCGTTTCGTGAAGGCAGAGCCAAAGCCATCCACATCTAAAGTAGAAAGTTCAAGATCGTCTGCTCCAAATAGTTCTCGCTTTCAGTCACGTTTTTTAGGCCGAGCCGGTACTCCTTCAGCAGAGGCCTCGAAGGAATCAGGgaatgaagatgaagatgaagaaaccagTGATGATTCCGAGTCCGAAGAGAGTGAAGAGTCGtctgaagaggaagaggaggaggaggagaaggaagagcctACGTCAGAAGTCTCTCGTCCGGACATTGGGCCCTTACTTGGGAGGAGTGCCCAGGCTCGCGATGTGACCGCTAATACTAGTTCTAGGAGCACTTGGGGTGAAAGAAGTTCGTACCCACCTGCAAGTTCCAGTGGAAATGATTCGGGTTATGCAAGTAGATATGGCAGTAGCGGTGAAAATGGCAATGGCaacagtaccactaccaccacccccagcaggtATGGAACCtctgcctccaacaccagcaccactgacTCCGGAGCAACCACTCACAGACGTCCATCGTATCTGGACACTGCAAAACCTCCAGTCAAGGAAAAAGATGATGATTTTGAGTCCAAATATCCCTATTCGAGTAAGTACCTGAACCGTTCTCGGGCCGCTGTTCCTGAGGAGGAAACCAAACCCACTTTCCAAAGCCGATTTCTTAATCGATCAAAAAGTTCGGCTGTTCTAGGCCCTGATGAAAATGATGAATCAACTCCCGCTACCACACACGGCACTGGCCGTGCTCGCTTTGAAGAGCTTAAGGAGAGAAGACAGAGGCTGGCACGAAGCAAAAGCTCTGCGGGACTGGAAGATGAGGAAGGAACTACAGCAGACACCAACTCTGCCGCTAATTATCGACCTCGTTACAACCGCTTGGAACCTGAAACTTCTACCCCAACACGCAGCACAACTACAGGAGTAGCATCATCAGTAGGTAGTAGTAGTGCTAGTGGTACGGGAGGTGAAGAAGGGGGGTCATCGTCCACCCAGCTCTCTAATTGGGCCCGTTATCTCAAGAACAAATATGGAAACAGAAGCGGCGCAGCAGGAACAGATAGCACGGGTAGAAGCACTAGCACAGGTCtcagcagcagcactagcagtagtGCTGGTAGCGGCATGGGTAGCAGTGCTAGTGGTGCTAGCAGTCTATTAAGTAGTTCCCGTCCAGGTACAGGTAGCACAGTAGGAGGCAGAGCCATATCTCGCTCTCGGTCCTCACATCTTCTTGGTCTTGCCAAAGAGGGAGAATCATCTGAAGACGATTCAAAAAACGTGCACGCTACCCCTACTTTCCCACAAGCAGGTACACTGGTTCCTACTCCGTTCGGAAGTTTACATAGGAGCCAATACCTGCAAAAACAACGCCTCTTAATTAAGATCGGGAGTAGGGGTAGTGAAACTGGAAACTTTACATGGCCAAGAGGCATAGCTGTTGGACCCGACAACAGTATTGTGGTTGCAGACTCGAGCAACCACCGCGTGCAAGTATttgaccaacaaggtaagtttatAAAAGAATTCGGTTCTTACGGGAGTGCAGAAGGCGAATTTGATTGTTTGGCGGGCGTGGCTGTCAACAGAATCGGCCAGTACATCATTGCCGACCGCTACAACCATAGGATTCAAGTATTTGATCCTTCTGGCATGTTTCTCCGGTCCTTTGGAAGTCAAGGTGGAGGAGATGGGCGGTTCTCGTATCCATGGGGAGTGACCACTGATGCCCTTGGTTTCATCTACGTCTGTGACAAGGAGAACCACCGAGTTCAGGTCTTCCAGTCCGACGGATCCTTTGTAGGCAAGTTCGGGTCGATGGGCAACAAGCCAGGACAACTGGAACACCCGCATTACATCGCAGTTTCCTCCACCAACAGAGTCATCGTCTCTGATTCTAACAACCACCGCATACAGATATTTGACATTAATGGCAAAGTTACTACAACATTTGGGTCCGAGGGAAGCGACGAGGGACAGTTCAAGTTCCCAAG GGGTGTGGCTGTGGACGACCAAGGTTACATCTTCGTGGCTGACAGCGGTAACAACCGCATTCAAATCTTCCACCCTGATGGCTCCTTCTTGAGGGCCTTCGGTTGCTGGGGATCTGGAGAGGGAGAATTCAAAGGCCTTGAAGGTGTGGCGGTGATGTCCAACGGCAACATCCTTGTCTGCGACCGTGAAAACCACCGTGTCCAGGTCTTCTGA